GTTCTGCTGGTCATTGGTATTGGCGGATCTTATCTTGGTGCTCGTGCAGCAATTGAAATGCTGAACCACAGTTTTTATAATGTACTCGCCTCAGAACAAAGAAAAACACCTCAAGTATTCTTTGTCGGCAACAGCATTAGTGCTCCTTACATGAACGAACTCTTTGATGTATTAGAAGGAAAAGACGTCTCAGTAAATGTGATTTCAAAAAGCGGTACAACTACGGAGCCTGCAATTGCGTTCCGTGTATTCCGTAAATTTCTCGAAGACAAATACGGTAAAGAAGAAGCTAAAAATCGTATTTATGCTACTACGGACAAAGAAAAAGGGGCACTTAAAACCCTTGCTTCAGAACAAGGCTATGAAACCTTTGTCGTTCCTGATGATGTTGGCGGCCGCTATTCTGTATTGACTGCGGTTGGGCTGCTTCCTATTGCAGCGAGTGGCATTGATATTGACGAAATGATGAATGGAGCACAGCAGAGCCGCAATGAGCTTGGCTCAGAACAATTGAAAGACAACCCAGCTTACCAGTATGCAGCAGTCAGAAATGTTTTATATAATAAGGGAAGATCCATTGAAATGATGGTTAATTATGAACCATCATTACAGTATTTTTCTGAGTGGTGGAAACAATTATTCGGTGAAAGCGAAGGAAAAGACCAAAAAGGAATCTTTCCTGCTTCTGCTAATTTTTCTACGGATCTACATTCTCTCGGTCAATACATTCAGGATGGCAGAAAGCAGCTGTTTGAGACAGTTATTCACGTTGAATCACCTAGCTCTGACATGAAAATTGAGGAAGATGAACAAAACCTGGATGGACTGAATTATTTAGCAGGAAAGACTGTTGATCAAGTAAATGAAAAGGCATACCAAGGCACGATGCTTGCTCATACGGACGGTCAAGTGCCAAATCTAATTGTTCATATTCCAAAACGGGATTCCTTTACATTTGGTTATCTTGCCTACTTTTTTGAGAAAGCATGTGCAATTAGTGGATATATTTTAGGAGTTAATCCATTTGATCAGCCAGGGGTCGAAGCATATAAGAAGAATATGTTCGCCCTGTTAGGGAAACCAGGTTTTGAAGAAGAGAAAAAGCAATTAGAGCAACGCTTATAATCCTTTCCTCAGACATCCATATAATGGATGATCTGAGGTTTTTTTTATGGGGCAGTCTATAACTAAAAGGAGGGATGAATGTGATTCCACTATCATCTTCAATTACAGGAGAAGTATATGCATTTAGCGATATCGAGCAAGAGCTTCATCCATTAGGGTTCAGGCTTTCTGACAATTGGGATTATGAACATGGCTATTTCGATTATAAAATTGACAGTCAGGATGGTTATCACTTTTTGAGAATACCATTCTCCGTCACCGCTGGAAGTTTGGATAGTCCCTATGACAGCTCACTTGTTAGAGTGGAGGAACCTTTTCTACTTGCCCATATTTATCAGGATGGCTTAGATGATCATGTCAGGGAGGGAAACTTCCGAGCCGCTTTTGATCAATTCCAAGAACCAAAAGACAAAGATGGCCACGTCCCGGAACGCTATGTCAACATAGGCCGAGAGCTGATTGAAAATGTAGAACAAGCATTAACTTCTAAGCGGAGTGAACACAATTAACCGATCGCCTCTTTCCAATTGCATGTTCAGCTGGATGTGAAAATTAATCTCCTTTTCTTTCTTCACAGCGATGACTAAATGGTTTTCGCTAAGGAAATGCTCCATAATCTTGATCATTGATTCTCCCAATAATTTTTCTGGGAGCTCTTCTTCGTGAAACTGAGAGGAAGTGAGCAGATCAAGAAGCAGTTGAAAAGGCTGAGCCGGTTCATTTCTATATAACTCGTGGTAAAACAAGCTGCTCATAAAATCATTGGATCGAATAACTGTATTCGCTCCGGCACGCTGAGCATTGATTTTTTGGCGCTCGGTTAATACTTCAGCGATGATAAACAGCTGAGGATGGTGTCCCTTCAAGGCTACGGTTTGATGGATGACGGATTGATCAGCTTGTTCTTCCTTTTTCGAAGGATCAGCTGTGACTACGGCTATCCTTGCTTCTTTCACATTGGCTTTCTCTAATATTTCTTCGTTGGAAGCATCTCCCTTAATAAAATGGACGAGAGGGAGACGTTCATAAAATTCGTTCATCGTTCGGTCGATCAATACGATCTTTTCCTGCGACTCATATTGCTGTACCATGTCAATTAATTGACGGGTCCTTTCATTCCAGCCAATTAGTACGAGATGGCCGTTGTTTTTATAGGGAACTTCCCCACGGCTTAAAGCTTGTTCATGTTTTACTGTGGCTGCGGATAAAGTAGCCATGTAAAATGTAACCAGCCCTCCTCCTGAAAGAATGAGGACGATCCCTGTAATTTTTCCTGCCGGGCTAAGAGGAACATAATCACCATACCCAACTGTAGCTCCTGTCACAAACGCCCACCAAATGCCGTCGAAAATGGTTGGAAAACTTAATGGTTCGAGAAGGTGTATGATCAAGCCAAATAAACCCATTAAGATTAGAACAGTACCGAGCAATCTCATAAAGATAGGTATTCGAAAGTAAAAGCGAATCCAATTCTGCATGGCCGTCTCCCTTCTTTTTACTTTCATTATGGGTATTCCTTAAGGAATTCAAACATAAAAAAACTTGCCTAACAGGGAGGCAAGCAAAACCATTAATATTGCAACGTTTTTTTCAAATCATTATAGACAGCATTCCAAAAGTCCTGATTATTGCGGTAGGCCTTCGTTATGAATGTCAGCATTTCCTTCTGCTTACTTTCATAGTCATCCGTTTCTTTATTCTTCAGCCCCTCCATAGATTGATCAATAAATTCCTGAACTTCAGGTGCCCGCGGCCCCCAGGTCGCGACTTCTTCTCCCTGGGTATTGATAATAATCATTTTTGGAATGGAACGAGAATCTTTAGTAAGATATTGGTCCATTAATTCAGTATTCTGATCCCTCAATAAGAAGTGTGTGTGAATATGTCCTGCTTCTGCAAACCTTAAAAAGACAGGAATATTTAACATGGCATCGCCACACCAGTCTTCTGTAATAATAATTGCCCGTAAATTTCTTTTTTGAAGCTGTTCAAATAATGGATGATCAGAAGCATCAATATGAAAGTGTTCATAAATATAAATAAGATCCTCTTTATGGCAGGTCATAGCTTCCACGTAGCTTTGGGCGTCTATGCCTTTTAGAAACCATTCTTCGAGATTCATTAAACCCCTCCTCGATTCATGCATACTAAATCACGTTCCCTATTTGACCAGATAGTATGCAGGAATTTAGTAAATGTAGAAAAATTAATAAATTTGTTATGATTATAGTGGATTAAAAAGGAGGAATACATATGCAAAATGATCGATTAAGCTTTTTATTCGAATTGTTGAAAACCCCATCCCCATCCAGTATGGAAATGACAATTCAAAAACGATGGATAAAGGAAATGGAACCGTTTGCCGATGAAATCCGAACGGACCACGCCGGGAATGCGATTGCGGTATTAAACCCCAACGCTGAATTTAAAGTACTGCTTGCAGGTCACTGTGACGAAATTGCCCTAGTCATTAACCGCATTGATGAGCAGGGATACCTTTATTTTGAGAAAATGGGAGGCATTAACCATAAGGCTGCCGTCGGGATGAAGGTTCATGTGCTTGGATTTAAAAAGACAGTGACAGGCGTGATTGGGGTTAATGCTCAACATCATGGAGGCTTGAAAGGTGATTTTGATCACGAGGATTTATTTATCGATTGCGGTGCAAAG
This Halobacillus salinarum DNA region includes the following protein-coding sequences:
- a CDS encoding glucose-6-phosphate isomerase, translating into MTHIRFDYEKALPFFEEHELEYMQGTVSLAHQALHEGTGAGNDFLGWLDLPENYDKEEFTRIKQAAEKIKSDSDVLLVIGIGGSYLGARAAIEMLNHSFYNVLASEQRKTPQVFFVGNSISAPYMNELFDVLEGKDVSVNVISKSGTTTEPAIAFRVFRKFLEDKYGKEEAKNRIYATTDKEKGALKTLASEQGYETFVVPDDVGGRYSVLTAVGLLPIAASGIDIDEMMNGAQQSRNELGSEQLKDNPAYQYAAVRNVLYNKGRSIEMMVNYEPSLQYFSEWWKQLFGESEGKDQKGIFPASANFSTDLHSLGQYIQDGRKQLFETVIHVESPSSDMKIEEDEQNLDGLNYLAGKTVDQVNEKAYQGTMLAHTDGQVPNLIVHIPKRDSFTFGYLAYFFEKACAISGYILGVNPFDQPGVEAYKKNMFALLGKPGFEEEKKQLEQRL
- a CDS encoding YugN-like family protein, which translates into the protein MNVIPLSSSITGEVYAFSDIEQELHPLGFRLSDNWDYEHGYFDYKIDSQDGYHFLRIPFSVTAGSLDSPYDSSLVRVEEPFLLAHIYQDGLDDHVREGNFRAAFDQFQEPKDKDGHVPERYVNIGRELIENVEQALTSKRSEHN
- a CDS encoding potassium channel family protein; its protein translation is MKVKRRETAMQNWIRFYFRIPIFMRLLGTVLILMGLFGLIIHLLEPLSFPTIFDGIWWAFVTGATVGYGDYVPLSPAGKITGIVLILSGGGLVTFYMATLSAATVKHEQALSRGEVPYKNNGHLVLIGWNERTRQLIDMVQQYESQEKIVLIDRTMNEFYERLPLVHFIKGDASNEEILEKANVKEARIAVVTADPSKKEEQADQSVIHQTVALKGHHPQLFIIAEVLTERQKINAQRAGANTVIRSNDFMSSLFYHELYRNEPAQPFQLLLDLLTSSQFHEEELPEKLLGESMIKIMEHFLSENHLVIAVKKEKEINFHIQLNMQLERGDRLIVFTPLRS
- a CDS encoding thioredoxin family protein: MNLEEWFLKGIDAQSYVEAMTCHKEDLIYIYEHFHIDASDHPLFEQLQKRNLRAIIITEDWCGDAMLNIPVFLRFAEAGHIHTHFLLRDQNTELMDQYLTKDSRSIPKMIIINTQGEEVATWGPRAPEVQEFIDQSMEGLKNKETDDYESKQKEMLTFITKAYRNNQDFWNAVYNDLKKTLQY